In the genome of Montipora foliosa isolate CH-2021 chromosome 3, ASM3666993v2, whole genome shotgun sequence, one region contains:
- the LOC137997886 gene encoding forkhead box protein Q1-like, with translation MISSTEVSGSAFSPVSTPKSPSCEVDEERNVDIQWRPGNPSQMHLSRHFWSVWGPYSSPFGPSAMDHVLKPTSPPIWPMCGSFGSPVYPSFWKERFSQFRFAPYSDEEKPSQSYIGLIAEAILSSPEEKLILSDIYNYILTHYPYFRNKGTGWRNSIRHNLSLNDCFVKAGRSPNGKGHFWAISSLYYEDFRRGDFRRRRIQKRSHKSRRTSSESSKEEVVICKAESSEEVGTGSEEPEEVLECTVTVSDEQQNEGDESASEKVEVSQEKRKSFDMASLLAPDRGQRETGLVLPVYSRPFEASLVYNSYPIHSGGYLPQATAYDRHRGSESTKLIFPYNYRLAC, from the coding sequence ATGATCTCGTCAACAGAAGTGAGTGGATCCGCCTTCTCGCCAGTCTCAACGCCAAAGTCGCCATCCTGTGAAGTCGATGAAGAGAGAAATGTTGATATCCAGTGGAGACCTGGCAACCCCAGCCAAATGCATCTTTCTCGTCATTTCTGGTCGGTATGGGGGCCATATTCTTCCCCATTCGGGCCATCGGCAATGGATCATGTTTTGAAGCCGACAAGTCCACCCATTTGGCCTATGTGCGGCTCCTTCGGAAGTCCAGTTTATCCATCATTCTGGAAAGAACGCTTTAGTCAATTCCGATTCGCACCTTACTCTGACGAAGAGAAACCGAGCCAGTCATACATCGGTCTGATCGCTGAAGCAATTCTAAGCTCGCCAGAAGAAAAACTCATTTTGAGTGACATTTACAACTATATTCTTACTCACTACCCATACTTCAGAAACAAAGGAACTGGCTGGAGAAACAGCATTCGCCACAACCTTTCCCTGAACGATTGCTTCGTCAAAGCCGGTCGCAGTCCAAACGGGAAGGGCCATTTCTGGGCCATCAGTTCTTTGTATTACGAAGACTTTCGGCGCGGAGACTTCAGGAgaagaaggatccaaaagcGCTCCCACAAGAGCAGAAGAACGTCTAGTGAATCATCCAAAGAAGAAGTTGTTATCTGTaaagcagaaagcagcgaagagGTGGGAACAGGTTCCGAAGAACCAGAAGAGGTTCTGGAATGTACAGTAACTGTCAGCGATGAGCAACAGAACGAAGGAGATGAGAGCGCGTCCGAGAAAGTTGAAGTTTCTCAAGAAAAGCGCAAGTCGTTTGACATGGCAAGTTTGTTAGCTCCTGACAGAGGGCAGAGAGAAACAGGACTGGTTTTGCCCGTGTATTCCCGACCCTTTGAGGCAAGTCTTGTGTACAACTCCTACCCGATCCACTCTGGCGGATATCTTCCTCAAGCAACCGCCTATGATCGCCATCGTGGATCTGAATCAACGAAGCTCATATTTCCGTACAATTACCGTCTTGCCTGTTAA